One genomic window of Roseateles sp. DAIF2 includes the following:
- a CDS encoding TRAP transporter small permease — protein sequence MSSSSGDSEQQPWWTRLSNALMALCLAVMALAVFINVVLRYGFGSGIAASEELSRLLFVWMVFIGATAAYPRGEHMAFTSLLLPLRKRPMVLKAMTLLIRVAVVLACVLLAWGAWQQVVVGLGSQSVVLGYSSALLPLPAFLSAVAIGLMALWQLLRGQALDLGHEAEVE from the coding sequence ATGAGCAGCAGCAGTGGTGACAGCGAGCAGCAGCCCTGGTGGACCCGGCTCAGCAATGCGCTGATGGCGCTCTGCCTGGCCGTGATGGCGCTGGCGGTGTTCATCAATGTGGTGCTGCGCTACGGCTTCGGCAGCGGCATCGCGGCCAGCGAGGAGCTGTCGCGCCTGCTCTTTGTCTGGATGGTCTTCATCGGCGCCACGGCCGCCTACCCGCGCGGCGAGCACATGGCCTTCACCAGCCTGCTGCTGCCGCTGCGCAAGCGGCCGATGGTGCTGAAGGCGATGACGCTGCTGATCCGCGTGGCGGTCGTGCTGGCCTGCGTGCTGCTGGCCTGGGGCGCCTGGCAGCAGGTGGTGGTGGGGTTGGGCAGCCAGTCGGTGGTGCTGGGCTATTCGTCCGCGCTGCTGCCGCTGCCGGCCTTTCTGAGTGCGGTGGCGATTGGGCTGATGGCCCTGTGGCAATTGCTGCGTGGCCAGGCGCTGGACCTGGGCCACGAGGCGGAAGTGGAGTGA
- a CDS encoding gluconokinase, with the protein MGVAGCGKSSLGQALAQARGWAYVEGDAFHAPSSIEKMRAGVALTDADRAGWLDTLGGELQKHPGGVVLACSALKRAYRERLRAARPGLRFVFLEIDRELALRRVSARAAQHLFPASLVDSQFAALESPQGEAGVLTVAAAQAPQEQLSQALAWLAVEGESA; encoded by the coding sequence ATGGGGGTTGCCGGTTGCGGCAAATCCAGCCTGGGTCAGGCCCTGGCGCAGGCGCGCGGCTGGGCCTATGTCGAGGGCGATGCCTTCCATGCCCCAAGCTCGATCGAGAAGATGCGCGCCGGCGTCGCGCTGACCGATGCGGACCGAGCCGGCTGGCTCGACACCTTGGGCGGGGAGCTGCAAAAGCATCCCGGCGGCGTGGTGCTGGCCTGCTCGGCGCTCAAGCGCGCCTACCGCGAGCGCCTGCGCGCCGCGCGGCCTGGGCTGCGCTTCGTCTTCCTGGAGATCGACCGTGAGCTGGCGCTGCGGCGCGTCTCGGCGCGCGCGGCCCAGCATCTGTTCCCGGCCAGCCTGGTGGACAGCCAGTTCGCCGCGCTGGAATCGCCGCAGGGCGAGGCCGGGGTGTTGACGGTGGCGGCTGCGCAGGCGCCGCAGGAACAATTGAGCCAGGCCCTGGCCTGGCTGGCAGTAGAAGGAGAAAGCGCATGA
- a CDS encoding efflux RND transporter periplasmic adaptor subunit, whose translation MRKQWLYGGMAALVLAGGAGVAVWASKGDGPKKPAGDKAPQVALEFVPNEVVKPSLASMPGLIEFSGPLVAPGTVIVRSKSAGTLLSLAVGEGSRVRAGQSLGQADLEELRYRVAERGATLESARAQLAQSERQHKANEGLAAQNFIAPTALETSRASLEAARAQALAAKAQLDTSQVGLRQAALVSPINGVVAKRHALPGEKLASEQQILTIVDLSKLELAGLVGTHEVSRLKPGMPVQVRIEGVEQPVQAHIARIAPAAELGTRSIGVTLELANPQEQFRAGQYAVARVELPDETQRLTVPQTAVSSNAGQEQVWIIDNGALVRRIVTTGRRDAREGKIEVLQGLNADSQVLAARFDNLREGSKASVVAGRTKPAAPQVASAASGPAGQRQ comes from the coding sequence ATGCGCAAGCAGTGGCTTTATGGCGGGATGGCCGCCTTGGTGCTGGCCGGCGGTGCCGGTGTGGCGGTCTGGGCCTCCAAGGGCGATGGCCCCAAGAAACCCGCGGGCGACAAGGCGCCGCAGGTCGCGCTGGAGTTCGTGCCCAACGAGGTGGTGAAACCGAGCCTGGCCAGCATGCCCGGCCTGATCGAGTTCTCCGGCCCGCTGGTCGCACCCGGCACCGTGATCGTGCGCAGCAAATCGGCCGGCACCCTGCTGAGCCTGGCGGTGGGCGAGGGCAGCCGGGTGCGCGCCGGCCAGAGCCTGGGCCAGGCCGATCTGGAGGAGCTGCGCTACCGCGTCGCCGAGCGCGGCGCGACCCTGGAATCGGCGCGCGCGCAGCTGGCCCAGTCCGAGCGCCAGCACAAGGCCAACGAGGGCCTGGCGGCGCAGAACTTCATCGCCCCGACCGCGCTGGAAACCTCGCGCGCCAGCCTGGAGGCGGCGCGTGCTCAAGCGCTGGCGGCCAAGGCCCAGCTGGACACCAGCCAGGTGGGGCTGCGCCAGGCGGCGCTGGTCTCGCCGATCAACGGCGTGGTGGCCAAGCGCCATGCGCTGCCGGGCGAGAAGCTGGCGTCCGAGCAGCAGATCCTGACCATCGTCGACCTCTCCAAGCTGGAGCTGGCCGGCCTGGTCGGTACCCATGAGGTCAGCCGGCTCAAGCCCGGCATGCCGGTGCAGGTGCGCATCGAGGGCGTCGAGCAGCCGGTGCAGGCGCATATCGCGCGCATCGCGCCGGCGGCCGAGCTGGGCACGCGCTCGATCGGCGTGACCCTGGAGCTGGCCAATCCGCAGGAGCAGTTCCGCGCCGGGCAATATGCGGTGGCGCGGGTCGAGCTGCCGGACGAGACGCAGCGCCTGACCGTGCCGCAGACGGCGGTCAGCAGCAACGCGGGCCAGGAGCAGGTCTGGATCATCGACAACGGCGCGCTGGTGCGTCGCATCGTCACCACCGGCCGGCGCGACGCGCGCGAGGGCAAGATCGAGGTGCTGCAGGGCCTTAATGCCGACAGCCAGGTGCTGGCCGCGCGCTTCGACAATCTGCGCGAGGGCAGCAAGGCCAGCGTGGTGGCCGGGCGTACCAAGCCCGCCGCGCCCCAGGTGGCCAGCGCCGCCAGCGGCCCGGCCGGCCAGCGCCAGTAA
- a CDS encoding LacI family DNA-binding transcriptional regulator, with product MSHRPPLDPAPPRRRRSSGRVTLQEVAQAAGVSPITASRALRGERAVAPELVERVQAAVQRLGYVPDPAARALASSRSSQVAVLIPLLSNALFVDLLDAVQRTLLPAGYQTLIGVTHYDPVEEEALLRSYLLHRPAGLIVTGFDRSEAAAALIRASGAPCVHVMETQGGDGVYSVGFSQAAAGQAITEALLLRGRRRIAFAAAQLDPRTLQRAEGYRRALRTAGCYDPALEFLDAAPSSLALGGRLLERVLAEAPEVDAIFFNNDDLAQGALLAALRLGIRVPQRLAVAGFNDLTGSDQMLPPLSTVRTPRSEIGREAAAMLLALMRGEAVAAPQRDLGYEVLLRGST from the coding sequence ATGAGTCACAGGCCCCCGCTCGATCCCGCACCACCCCGGCGCCGCCGCTCCAGCGGCCGGGTGACCCTGCAGGAGGTGGCGCAGGCCGCCGGCGTCAGCCCGATCACCGCCTCGCGCGCGCTGCGCGGCGAGCGCGCGGTGGCGCCGGAGCTGGTCGAGCGGGTGCAGGCCGCGGTGCAGCGCCTGGGCTATGTGCCCGATCCCGCGGCGCGCGCGCTGGCCTCCAGCCGCAGCTCCCAGGTCGCGGTGCTGATCCCGCTGCTGTCCAATGCCCTGTTCGTCGACCTGCTGGACGCGGTGCAGCGCACCCTGCTGCCGGCCGGCTACCAGACCCTGATCGGCGTCACCCATTACGACCCGGTCGAGGAGGAGGCGCTGCTGCGCAGCTACCTGCTGCACCGCCCGGCCGGCCTGATCGTCACCGGCTTCGACCGCAGCGAGGCCGCGGCCGCGCTGATCCGCGCCAGCGGTGCGCCCTGCGTGCATGTGATGGAGACCCAGGGCGGCGACGGCGTCTACAGCGTCGGCTTCTCGCAGGCCGCCGCCGGCCAGGCGATCACCGAGGCCCTGCTGCTGCGCGGTCGGCGCCGCATCGCCTTCGCCGCGGCGCAGTTGGACCCGCGCACCCTGCAGCGCGCCGAGGGCTACCGCCGCGCGCTGCGCACCGCCGGCTGTTACGACCCGGCGCTGGAATTCCTCGACGCGGCGCCCTCCTCGCTGGCTCTGGGCGGCCGCCTGCTGGAGCGGGTGCTGGCCGAGGCCCCTGAGGTCGATGCGATCTTCTTCAACAACGACGACCTGGCCCAGGGCGCGCTGCTGGCCGCGCTGCGACTGGGCATCCGGGTGCCGCAGCGCCTGGCCGTGGCCGGCTTCAACGACCTGACCGGCAGCGACCAGATGCTGCCGCCGCTCAGCACCGTGCGCACCCCGCGCAGCGAGATCGGCCGCGAGGCCGCCGCGATGCTCCTGGCGCTGATGCGCGGCGAGGCGGTGGCCGCGCCGCAGCGGGACTTGGGCTATGAGGTGCTGCTGCGGGGCAGCACCTGA
- a CDS encoding TRAP transporter substrate-binding protein, protein MKTLRRTLLAAAALCLATAGVAQAQDIKPRLIRFGYGLAEASNQGRAAKVLAENVEKLSGGKMKLRVIGGAALGSDNQMQQALIGGAQEMMVGSTATLVGITKEMALWDTPFLINNTKEADALLDGPVGEKVKAKLEEKGLVGLVYWENGFRNLTNNKKPVAKLEDLDGIKLRVMQNNVYLDSFKILGANAVPLPYSELFTALETKAVDGQENPYNTILSAKFYEVQKYLSVTNHVYAPWIVTVSKKFWDGLSKDERAVLQKAAAISRDFERKDTREEAAKALAELKAKGMQVTELSPAEVGRMRDKLTKVNAGIATQVGMELWNETQAELAKIRRK, encoded by the coding sequence ATGAAAACTCTGCGTCGCACCCTGCTGGCCGCCGCGGCCCTTTGCCTGGCCACGGCCGGCGTGGCCCAGGCCCAGGACATCAAGCCGCGCCTGATCCGTTTCGGCTACGGCCTGGCCGAGGCCAGCAACCAGGGCCGCGCGGCCAAGGTGCTGGCCGAGAACGTCGAGAAGCTCTCCGGCGGCAAGATGAAGCTGCGCGTGATCGGCGGCGCGGCCCTGGGTTCGGACAACCAGATGCAGCAGGCCCTGATCGGCGGCGCGCAGGAGATGATGGTCGGCTCCACTGCCACCCTGGTCGGCATCACGAAGGAAATGGCCCTGTGGGACACGCCCTTCCTGATCAACAACACCAAGGAGGCCGATGCGCTGCTGGACGGACCGGTCGGCGAGAAGGTCAAGGCCAAGCTGGAAGAGAAGGGCCTGGTCGGTCTGGTCTATTGGGAAAACGGCTTCCGCAACCTGACCAATAACAAGAAGCCGGTCGCCAAGCTGGAGGACCTGGACGGCATCAAGCTGCGCGTGATGCAGAACAACGTCTACCTGGACAGCTTCAAGATCCTGGGCGCCAACGCGGTGCCGCTGCCGTATTCCGAGCTGTTCACCGCGCTCGAGACCAAGGCGGTCGACGGCCAGGAGAACCCCTACAACACCATCCTGTCGGCCAAGTTCTACGAGGTGCAGAAGTACCTCAGCGTGACCAACCATGTCTACGCGCCCTGGATCGTCACCGTCAGCAAGAAGTTCTGGGACGGCCTGTCCAAGGACGAGCGTGCGGTGCTGCAGAAGGCCGCCGCGATCAGCCGCGACTTCGAGCGCAAGGACACCCGCGAGGAGGCCGCCAAGGCCCTGGCCGAGCTGAAGGCCAAGGGCATGCAGGTCACCGAGCTGAGCCCGGCCGAGGTCGGCCGCATGCGCGACAAGCTGACCAAGGTCAACGCCGGCATCGCCACCCAGGTCGGCATGGAGCTGTGGAACGAGACGCAGGCGGAACTGGCAAAGATCCGTAGGAAGTAG
- a CDS encoding efflux RND transporter permease subunit, whose product MWMTRVSIQHPVFATMVMVALCVLGLFSYAKLGVEQMPDISMPGAWIDVRYPGASPEAVEREVAKPLEETINSIAGVKRIQSRSFEGRAQTSVEFTLDTDMGRAMQDLRDRISLAQARFPKDVKPANVSRFQGDNSQPIVVMALMSKTRPARELSMLGELTVAKRLQRVEGVATVDIGGLTVREVRIDLDPLRLRAYGITTAEIAQALAAANADQPVGLLSDRYQDATLRVEGRVRDPKQFANVVVAKRGSLSLTLGDLGSLVEREREPDSLARINGQPAVSFNIFKQQDANIVKTGDAVKEAAEELRRTLPKDMELTLIYASSDFVKGSLKGLQHTLIEGALLTVAIVFLFLHSWRSTIITGLTLPIAVISSFIAVHAFGFTLNFMTMMALSLCIGLLIDDAIVVRENIVRHVGMGKDHHQAAADGTNEIGLAVMATTFAICAVFVPVAFMGGIIGKFFYPFGITVAVAVLVSLFVSFTLDPMLSSIWKDPPSTRMKTLPVIGHLIRGTDRMMDVLHAVYEKTLRWAFSGRRYRLWVLPAFGRPFGADGRRDKAQKRRLRSATITPRGIVMAGGVASFVVAILLTPLVGSEFVPETDQGFTQINLRMPVGSSLERSHAKVAQVEEILLGFPEVKTISTVVGSSGEGLSTGRNQAALNIALTDRKERKRSQKEVENAARAAIAKIPGIDVSVGFNRPIYVAILGSDAEVLTRTAQEFAEKVKKIPGAVDVEISAKPGLPAYAVRLKDSAIRELGLNPPQVAASLRAYVNGETATYWTTPDGTQVEVNLRLPGSLRERIEQMSKLPVAYAANGSPIALDQVATIEPVFNPEVIRRQNLQRREAIFAGVQGRAAGDVGAEVQKLVKETQLPPGMSFDVGGQTKDQEDAFKGMVGAMGLAVIFIYIVLASQFGSFLQPIAIMASLPLSLIGVMLALLLWNSTLNVFSMIGLVMLMGLVTKNAILLVDFANHARQAGATVAEALLQAGLIRMRPIMMTTAAMVFGMLPMAIALNDGGEVQAPMGRAIIGGVITSTLLTLVVVPVLYSYLVRERKPKPDEAPQGLAVAPAGDD is encoded by the coding sequence ATGTGGATGACCCGCGTCTCGATCCAGCACCCGGTGTTCGCCACCATGGTGATGGTGGCCCTGTGCGTGCTGGGCCTGTTCTCCTATGCCAAGCTGGGTGTCGAGCAGATGCCCGACATCTCGATGCCCGGCGCCTGGATCGATGTGCGCTACCCCGGCGCCAGCCCCGAGGCGGTGGAGCGCGAGGTGGCCAAGCCGCTGGAGGAAACGATCAACTCGATCGCCGGCGTCAAGCGCATCCAGTCGCGCAGCTTCGAGGGCCGCGCCCAGACCAGCGTCGAGTTCACCCTGGACACCGACATGGGCCGCGCGATGCAGGACCTGCGCGACCGCATCTCGCTGGCGCAGGCCCGCTTCCCGAAGGATGTGAAGCCGGCCAATGTGTCGCGCTTCCAGGGCGACAACAGCCAGCCCATCGTCGTGATGGCGCTGATGAGCAAGACCCGGCCGGCGCGCGAACTGTCGATGCTCGGCGAGCTGACCGTGGCCAAGCGGCTGCAGCGCGTCGAGGGCGTCGCGACGGTGGACATCGGCGGCCTGACGGTGCGCGAGGTGCGCATCGACCTGGACCCGCTGCGCCTGCGCGCCTACGGCATCACGACCGCCGAGATCGCCCAGGCCCTGGCCGCGGCGAATGCCGACCAGCCGGTGGGCCTGCTGTCCGACCGCTATCAGGACGCGACCCTGCGCGTCGAGGGCCGGGTGCGCGATCCCAAGCAGTTCGCCAATGTGGTGGTGGCCAAGCGCGGCAGCCTGTCGCTGACCCTGGGCGACCTGGGCAGCCTGGTCGAACGCGAGCGCGAGCCGGACAGCCTGGCGCGCATCAACGGCCAGCCGGCGGTGAGCTTCAACATCTTCAAGCAGCAGGACGCCAACATCGTCAAGACCGGCGATGCGGTCAAGGAGGCCGCCGAGGAGCTGCGCCGGACCCTGCCCAAGGACATGGAGCTGACCCTGATTTATGCCAGCAGCGACTTCGTCAAGGGCTCGCTGAAGGGCCTGCAGCACACCCTGATCGAAGGCGCGCTGCTGACGGTGGCGATCGTGTTCCTGTTCCTGCACAGCTGGCGCTCGACCATCATCACCGGCCTGACCCTGCCGATCGCCGTGATCTCCAGCTTCATCGCGGTGCATGCCTTCGGCTTCACGCTGAACTTCATGACGATGATGGCGCTCAGCCTGTGCATCGGCCTCTTGATCGATGACGCGATCGTGGTGCGCGAGAACATCGTGCGCCATGTCGGCATGGGCAAGGACCATCACCAGGCGGCGGCCGATGGCACCAACGAGATCGGCCTGGCGGTGATGGCCACCACCTTCGCGATCTGCGCGGTGTTCGTGCCGGTGGCCTTCATGGGCGGCATCATCGGCAAGTTCTTCTATCCCTTCGGCATCACGGTGGCGGTGGCGGTGCTGGTGTCGCTGTTCGTCAGCTTCACCCTGGACCCGATGCTGTCCTCGATCTGGAAGGACCCGCCCAGCACCCGGATGAAGACCCTGCCGGTGATCGGCCACCTGATCCGCGGCACCGACCGGATGATGGACGTGCTGCACGCGGTCTACGAGAAGACTCTGCGCTGGGCCTTCTCGGGCCGCCGCTACCGGCTCTGGGTGCTGCCGGCCTTCGGCCGCCCCTTCGGCGCCGACGGCAGGCGCGACAAGGCGCAGAAGCGCCGGCTGCGCTCGGCGACCATCACGCCGCGCGGCATCGTGATGGCGGGCGGCGTGGCGAGCTTCGTGGTTGCGATCCTGCTGACGCCGCTGGTGGGCAGCGAGTTCGTGCCCGAGACCGACCAGGGCTTCACCCAGATCAATCTGCGCATGCCGGTCGGCTCCAGCCTGGAGCGCAGCCATGCCAAGGTGGCCCAGGTCGAGGAGATCCTGCTCGGCTTCCCCGAGGTCAAGACCATCTCCACCGTGGTGGGCAGCAGCGGCGAGGGCCTGTCCACCGGCCGCAACCAGGCGGCGCTGAACATCGCGCTGACCGACCGCAAGGAACGCAAGCGCAGCCAGAAGGAGGTCGAGAACGCCGCGCGCGCCGCGATCGCCAAGATCCCCGGCATCGACGTCTCGGTGGGTTTCAACCGGCCGATCTATGTCGCCATCCTGGGCTCGGATGCCGAGGTGCTGACCCGCACCGCGCAGGAGTTCGCCGAGAAGGTGAAGAAGATCCCGGGCGCGGTGGACGTCGAGATCTCGGCCAAGCCGGGCCTGCCGGCCTATGCGGTGCGGCTGAAGGATTCGGCGATCCGCGAGCTGGGCTTGAACCCGCCGCAGGTGGCCGCCTCGCTGCGCGCCTATGTGAACGGCGAGACCGCGACCTACTGGACCACGCCGGACGGCACCCAGGTGGAGGTGAACCTGCGCCTGCCGGGCAGCTTGCGCGAGCGCATCGAGCAGATGAGCAAGCTGCCGGTGGCCTATGCCGCCAACGGCTCGCCGATCGCACTGGACCAGGTGGCGACGATCGAGCCGGTGTTCAATCCCGAGGTGATCCGGCGCCAGAACCTGCAGCGCCGCGAGGCCATCTTCGCCGGCGTGCAGGGCCGCGCGGCCGGCGACGTCGGCGCGGAGGTGCAGAAGCTGGTCAAGGAAACCCAGCTGCCGCCCGGCATGAGCTTCGACGTCGGCGGCCAGACCAAGGACCAGGAGGACGCCTTCAAGGGCATGGTCGGGGCGATGGGCCTGGCGGTGATCTTCATCTACATCGTGCTGGCCAGCCAGTTCGGCAGCTTCCTGCAGCCGATCGCGATCATGGCCTCGCTGCCGCTGTCGCTGATCGGCGTGATGCTGGCGCTGCTGCTGTGGAACTCGACCCTGAACGTGTTCTCGATGATCGGCCTGGTGATGCTGATGGGCCTGGTGACCAAGAACGCGATCCTGCTGGTCGACTTCGCCAACCATGCGCGCCAGGCCGGCGCGACGGTGGCCGAGGCCCTGCTGCAGGCCGGCCTGATCCGGATGCGGCCGATCATGATGACCACCGCGGCGATGGTGTTCGGCATGCTGCCGATGGCGATCGCGCTGAACGACGGCGGCGAGGTGCAGGCCCCGATGGGCCGCGCCATCATCGGCGGCGTGATCACCTCGACCCTCCTGACCCTGGTCGTGGTGCCGGTGCTGTATTCCTATCTGGTGCGGGAGCGCAAGCCGAAGCCGGACGAGGCGCCGCAGGGACTGGCGGTCGCGCCGGCAGGGGATGACTGA
- a CDS encoding RES family NAD+ phosphorylase, giving the protein MALQDDETAALDTPRRELHWADSCRLIPSRFPPVSLFDAVADPADLDVVFAIESLGNPRLREEVGQLRLVSPEQRISGPGSSPIMAAFTHLNPEGSRFSDGSYGVYYAAAALETAVAEVSHHRARFLSRTAEPALDIDLRCYRVAVRASLRDLRGLGGVLHDPDSYAVSQVYGVQRRLAGEAGIVYDSVRHPGGQCVALFTPRATVPPCRQAEHVCLRWDGERIAEWYLKSELRAL; this is encoded by the coding sequence ATGGCGCTGCAGGACGACGAAACCGCCGCCCTCGACACGCCGCGCCGCGAGCTCCACTGGGCCGACAGCTGCCGGCTGATACCGAGCCGTTTCCCGCCGGTCTCGCTGTTCGATGCGGTGGCCGATCCGGCCGATCTGGACGTGGTGTTCGCGATCGAGTCGCTGGGCAATCCGCGCCTGCGCGAGGAGGTCGGGCAGCTGCGCCTGGTCTCGCCCGAGCAGCGCATCAGCGGCCCGGGCAGCAGTCCCATCATGGCGGCCTTCACCCATCTGAATCCCGAGGGCTCGCGTTTCTCGGACGGCAGCTACGGCGTCTACTACGCCGCCGCGGCGCTGGAGACCGCGGTGGCCGAGGTCAGTCATCACCGCGCGCGCTTCCTGTCCCGCACGGCCGAGCCGGCGCTCGATATCGACCTGCGCTGCTACCGCGTCGCGGTGCGCGCCAGCCTGCGTGACCTGCGCGGCCTGGGCGGCGTGCTGCACGATCCGGACAGCTACGCCGTCTCGCAGGTCTATGGTGTGCAGCGCCGCCTGGCCGGCGAGGCCGGCATCGTCTATGACAGCGTGCGCCATCCCGGCGGGCAATGCGTGGCGCTGTTCACGCCACGCGCCACCGTGCCGCCTTGCCGCCAGGCCGAGCATGTCTGCCTGCGCTGGGACGGCGAGCGCATCGCCGAGTGGTACCTGAAATCGGAGCTGCGGGCGCTGTAG
- a CDS encoding TRAP transporter large permease — translation MSNEALSFVVFSLGMLVLMGIGIPMAFALVLTGAGMAWALDFWDTQLLAQNLVAGIDSFPLLAVPFFILAGELMNSGGISRRIITMAQAWVGHIRGGLGFVAIGAAVLMASMSGSALADTAALATILLPMMRAHGYPMATSAGLIASGGIIAPIIPPSMPFVIYGVTTNTSISALFLSGIVPGLIMGIGLLVAWKLQLRKLELPAGEPLPLKERLRATAKAFWAILMPVIIIGGMKSGVFTPTEAAVVAAFYALVIALFVHREMNLGGLSQVLVRAAKTTSIVMLLCAGAQVASYMITLADLPGVLTGWLGPLVESPRLLMAVMMIVLVVIGTALDLTPTILIFAPVMLPIAVKAGIDPVYFGLMFVLNGAIGLITPPVGTVLNVVAGVGRLSMHQVIKGVNPFLFTYVLILILFTLFPQLVTAPVAWMR, via the coding sequence ATGAGCAACGAGGCACTCTCCTTCGTCGTTTTCTCGCTGGGCATGCTTGTGCTGATGGGCATCGGCATCCCGATGGCCTTCGCGCTGGTGCTGACCGGCGCGGGCATGGCCTGGGCGCTGGACTTCTGGGACACCCAGCTGCTGGCGCAGAACCTGGTGGCCGGCATCGACAGCTTCCCGCTGCTGGCCGTGCCCTTCTTCATCCTGGCCGGCGAGCTGATGAACAGCGGCGGCATCAGCCGGCGCATCATCACGATGGCCCAGGCCTGGGTGGGGCATATCCGCGGCGGTCTGGGCTTTGTCGCGATCGGCGCGGCGGTGCTGATGGCCAGCATGAGCGGCTCGGCCCTGGCCGATACCGCGGCGCTGGCCACGATCCTGCTGCCGATGATGCGCGCCCATGGCTACCCGATGGCGACCTCGGCCGGCCTGATCGCCTCGGGCGGCATCATCGCGCCGATCATCCCGCCCTCGATGCCCTTCGTGATCTACGGCGTGACGACCAACACCTCGATCTCGGCGCTGTTCCTGTCGGGTATCGTGCCGGGCCTGATCATGGGCATCGGCCTGCTGGTCGCCTGGAAGCTGCAGCTGCGCAAGCTTGAGCTGCCGGCCGGCGAGCCGCTGCCGCTCAAGGAGCGCCTGCGCGCGACGGCCAAGGCCTTCTGGGCCATCCTGATGCCGGTGATCATCATCGGCGGCATGAAGAGCGGCGTGTTCACGCCGACCGAGGCGGCGGTGGTCGCGGCCTTCTATGCGCTGGTGATTGCGCTGTTCGTGCATCGCGAAATGAACCTGGGCGGCCTGAGCCAGGTGCTGGTGCGCGCGGCCAAGACCACCTCGATCGTGATGCTGCTGTGCGCCGGCGCGCAGGTGGCCAGCTACATGATCACCCTGGCCGACCTGCCGGGTGTGCTGACCGGCTGGCTGGGGCCGCTGGTCGAGTCTCCGCGCCTGCTGATGGCGGTGATGATGATCGTGCTGGTGGTCATCGGCACCGCGCTGGACCTGACGCCGACCATCCTGATCTTCGCGCCGGTGATGCTGCCGATCGCGGTCAAGGCCGGCATCGACCCGGTGTACTTCGGCCTGATGTTCGTGCTCAATGGCGCGATCGGCCTGATCACGCCGCCGGTGGGCACGGTGCTGAACGTGGTGGCCGGCGTGGGCCGGCTGTCGATGCACCAGGTGATCAAGGGCGTGAACCCCTTCCTGTTCACCTATGTGCTGATCCTGATCCTGTTCACCCTGTTCCCGCAGCTCGTCACCGCGCCGGTCGCTTGGATGCGCTGA
- a CDS encoding MbcA/ParS/Xre antitoxin family protein: protein MALVFHAREAAPATAPGAADLESPAAAAALRTFFNIAKAWELSNEEQQRLLGCGRTTFFDWKAGRIKRGLDGATLERLSHLFGIYAALQILLPIPERANAWMRRPNSAPLFGGGTALERLLGGQVSDLFVVRQYLDAQRGGWA, encoded by the coding sequence ATGGCTCTCGTCTTTCACGCCCGCGAAGCGGCACCGGCCACGGCTCCGGGCGCCGCCGATCTGGAATCGCCGGCCGCCGCCGCCGCGCTGCGCACCTTCTTCAATATCGCCAAGGCCTGGGAGCTCTCCAACGAGGAGCAGCAGCGCCTGCTCGGCTGCGGCCGCACCACCTTCTTCGACTGGAAGGCCGGCCGCATCAAGCGCGGCCTGGACGGCGCGACCCTGGAGCGCCTGTCGCATCTGTTCGGCATCTATGCCGCGCTGCAGATCCTGCTGCCGATCCCCGAGCGGGCCAATGCCTGGATGCGCCGGCCCAACAGCGCGCCGCTGTTCGGTGGCGGCACCGCGCTGGAGCGCCTGCTGGGCGGGCAGGTATCCGACCTGTTCGTCGTGCGCCAGTACCTGGACGCGCAACGCGGCGGTTGGGCCTGA